The Lacticaseibacillus pabuli region ACGGCAATGGTTGCGGTTGTCCCGCCTTGTGCCAGCACCTTGATGGAATCTTCCATGACGCTGGTGACACCCGTCGTATCAACGGCCCAGTTAACGCCAAAGCCACCGGTCAGGTCTTGGACGGCCTTGACCACATCGACGTCCTTGGAGTTGATGACATCGGTAGCGCCAAGCTCTTTAGCGAGCGCCAAGCGTTCTGGCACGATGTCGATGGCGATGACCTTGGTGCAGCCGGAAATCTTGCCGGCCATCATGGCGGCCATCCCTACAGCACCAGTCCCAAAGACGGCGATTGTGTCGCCCGGCTTTGGCTTCAGGGTGTTAAACACTGTCCCAGAACCGGTCACATAGCCGCAGCCCAGCGGACCGAGCGTGCGCAGGTCAAGGTTCTTTGGTACCTTCACGATGTTGCGCTCACGGACAACGGTCGTGGTTGTAAAGGAACTCTGGTCGAACATGTCCGCGACGTGCTTGCCGTCAATCGTGAAGTGACTGGAACCGTCAGGCCGAACGCCGGACAAGTTGTTATGTGCGTAGTTTTCGCACTGCGTTGGGATCCCGCGCAGGCAGTTATCGCAAACGCCACACGCGTAAAAACTCATGACAA contains the following coding sequences:
- a CDS encoding NAD(P)-dependent alcohol dehydrogenase; translation: MKIKAAVVEKQGAPFEIRDDVELAPMGPQDVQVHMVATGICHSDEALRVGDAVIDYPIVLGHEGSGIVEKVGAEVTQVKPGDHVVMSFYACGVCDNCLRGIPTQCENYAHNNLSGVRPDGSSHFTIDGKHVADMFDQSSFTTTTVVRERNIVKVPKNLDLRTLGPLGCGYVTGSGTVFNTLKPKPGDTIAVFGTGAVGMAAMMAGKISGCTKVIAIDIVPERLALAKELGATDVINSKDVDVVKAVQDLTGGFGVNWAVDTTGVTSVMEDSIKVLAQGGTTATIAVTANHIDVDTWNDLCTSDKKIVGVNMGDSIPQIDVPRLIKFSEMGLFDYTKTEKFYPFDQINEANADSRSGKTIKPVLVIDPDYKPE